The DNA sequence AATGGATTCATAGTACTGATAAACTGCATTGACTGGGTCAATAAAAGAAAGTTGTCCTTAGTTGATAAAATCCTCATCGTCTTGGCCATCTTCAGAATTGGTCTGATCTGGGAAATATTAGTAAATTGGTTGGCAACTCTGTATTATCCAGCCTTATTTGTGGCTGGAACAGAATTAAGACTGGTTATTTTCACCTGGGTAGCTGCCAATCACTTCAGTCTCTGGCTCGCTACAATCCTCAGCATCTTTTATTTGCTCAAAATAGCCACCTTCTCCAGCCCCACTTTTCTCTACCTGCAGTGGAGAGTAAAAAAAGTGATTCTGATGATACTGCTAGGAAGcttaattttcttgattttaaatttgATACAAATGAACACACATATCAAGGACTGGATAGCTGGATGTGAAAGAAACACAACTTGGAATTTCAAAATGAGTGACTTTGCAACATTTTCAGA is a window from the Eulemur rufifrons isolate Redbay chromosome 16, OSU_ERuf_1, whole genome shotgun sequence genome containing:
- the LOC138397573 gene encoding taste receptor type 2 member 13-like, producing MESTLQHIFTLIIIAEVMLGNLSNGFIVLINCIDWVNKRKLSLVDKILIVLAIFRIGLIWEILVNWLATLYYPALFVAGTELRLVIFTWVAANHFSLWLATILSIFYLLKIATFSSPTFLYLQWRVKKVILMILLGSLIFLILNLIQMNTHIKDWIAGCERNTTWNFKMSDFATFSELVVFTMTMFTLIPFTVALIAFLLLIFSLWKHLQKMQLSFKGHRDPKTRAHINALKTVILFLLLYATFFLSFLISWISETNQVKLVHMFCQTIRVIYPSIHSFVLILANSKLRQAYLGVAAKVWAIR